A stretch of DNA from Oxyura jamaicensis isolate SHBP4307 breed ruddy duck chromosome 18, BPBGC_Ojam_1.0, whole genome shotgun sequence:
GGGTGCTGTGCTCGGCGGCTCTGGCTGGGTGCCACCAACCGTCCGGACCACCCCACCACAGCCCCGAGCAgcccagcccgcagccccctACCTGAGGCCGCAGCCCCCGcgcccggccgggccccgcaCGCGCTGCGGGCACCGGATCGATCCCCGGAGCCTTGCGGGCACGCGTGGCGCTCCATGCCGCCGGGAGCTTCTGGGGGGCAGAGAAAAGGACGGGGCAAGAGGAGGAACGCAGGCGTTAACGGGCAGTAACGGCCCTAACGGCCCCatttcccccccgcccccccttcACGGCACTGAAGGTGCGAAGGTTtcacacccccacccccaccccgcACCCTCCGGGCGGAGGCGGAGCCGACCTCTGGGCGGGGCTTGCATGCAAATGAGGCTCCGGTCGCCCCGCCCCNNNNNNNNNNNNNNNNNNNNNNNNNNNNNNNNNNNNNNNNNNNNNNNNNNNNNNNNNNNNNNNNNNNNNNNNNNNNNNNNNNNNNNNNNNNNNNNNNNNNNNNNNNNNNNNNNNNNNNNNNNNNNNNNNNNNNNNNNNNNNNNNNNNNNNNNNNNNNNNNNNNNNNNNNNNNNNNNNNNNNNNNNNNNNNNNNNNNNNNNNNNNNNNNNNNNNNNNNNNNNNNNNNNNNNNNNNNNNNNNNNNNNNNNNNNNNNNNNNNNNNNNNNNNNNNNNNNNNNNNNNNNNNNNNNNNNNNNNNNNNNNNNNNNNNNNNNNNNNNNNNNNNNNNNNNNNNNNNNNNNNNNNNNNNNNNNNNNNNNNNNNNNNNNNNNNNNNNNNNNNNNNNNNNNNNNNNNNNNNNGAacccgctccgccgccgccgccgcccggtgAAGTTTCGATTTTCCGCCGAGCGGCCGAGGTTCCCCCGCGGGGCGTCAccgcccccgcccccggcccggtTAGGCCAATCCTCGCCGCGGGACACGGCGGGGGCAAGGGGCTCCGGTGGCCGcctccccccccggcccccccccggggcgccgcgccccgccccgccgccgccggtcGCGCATCTCCGGCGGCACCGGAGAGCCGGGCCCGGGGGTGCCGCGGGGGGTTCCCGGGGCGCGGCTGCAGCCGGGAGCTGTGCGCGCTGCCGgaggggggctccggggggggggggcagccgttcccccgccgcagccccccgccctcCGCTTCAGCCCGGGCCCGGCCGTAGCCGTTCCCGGTCCGTTCCCGGCTTGGGGCACGGCGGTGCCGGGCTGCGGGACCGGGACGGGGCCGGCGGGGGTTGGGAGGGCTCCGAGGGGGGCACCGAGTGCCGCCGCGGGACGGGCACGGGGAGCTTCATCCCCTTGCAGCCCCATTTCCTCGTTCTTGTTCCTCCCAGCCCAGCGAGCCCCATCCCTTTGCCCACCTCCGTGTCCCCCCCAGCCATACCCCGGGACGTGTGGCCCCTCAGCGGGCTGCGAGGCGCTCGGGGCAGCCGCTCGGTGAGGGGTGCTGGACCCTGGGGCTGTGGctctgcaggcacagccctggccaTGGCATCCCTCCTCCCTCCGTGCCTGAAGTTTGGGGTCTGCCTGCCATCGTGCCCCtgtgctcccccccccctctgAGCTCCCGTGGGGGTGCGTGGAGCAGCACAACCGAAGGGCCTGGCGGAGCGAGGTGTGCGGAGAAAACGACCCGAACCCACCCCTCCggggagagctgggcaggggggcGGCATGCGAGCCCTGCCAGTGCTGGGAACGGCTGCGGTGCTGCCGCGGCGGTGACGAACTAACTCGCTGCCCGGCACTGCTCCGCTGCACAAACGCTGCTCTGGCCGCCGGCAGGACCCCCCCGGCCCTCGCAGCTTCGCAGCTCCCGGGCACTGCCACCATCACCGCACAACCTTTGACCGTGAGGAGCTGTGCGGGAGCACAGCAGGAACAGAAGAACTggtttcagtttcatttctttgctttgtgctcAGCTGCACCAATAAATTAGAGCTTAatttttcctccccccaccAAAGCGTCTTTTCTGAAGGCAGACAGAGACGCACGGCAAGTCATTTGTAATTACCGTTTTATTATGCTCTCCGTACGGGACGGGGTCAGGCAACTGCAGCTCAGGAGAACTGCTTTGCTGTGGACCCCAGACCCCTGCCCCGCTGTCTGGCAGCACCCATTGCATAGCAAGGCAAACAGAGACCGATGGCATGGCCGCTGTCCCCTGGGGGGGGCCAGCAGAAGTCTGGCGGGAGGTGGGAGGACAGCCGTAGCCCTGCAGTGCCCAGGTAggacagcccagccctgctgaaggGCAGAGTCCAGCAGAAAATCCCACAAACCGAGAGGGATCaataagaagcaaaataatCAATGTTtcgtttttttttattattattatttcctggcAGCCTGAGCTTGAGAGCTGCAGCACGGCCTTGGGCGTGCAGGGCGGCTCCAGCATCCTTGAAACTCACGGTGACAAGAGCACGCTCTGTGTCAGAGCTCAAAACGGATCCGAGTaagaacattttccaaaaataaaacatccgattttaaaaaggcagctgCTCCCAGGATGGGGCCAGCCTGGAATGGAGGAGGGTGACTCCCGGTGGCAGCGATAGGGACCCTCCAGGTCACTCCCCCGCCCCTGCCGGCTCTCCCCCGCGCTGCCGGGCActgccctgcctgcacaggGCGTGCAGCCTCCGGGGCCATCGGGAACAGCAGGGAGACGCGGTCCTGAGAAAGCCCCAGGCAACTCCTCTGCCTCACTGGATGAGCCCCGTGGGCAGCAGCGAGCTCtcgctggtgctggtgctgtcGAAGGGggctgccccgctgccccccggctcCGCTCCGCTGCACCGCTCTGAGCAAGGAAGGGGGAAAGCAGGGCAGAGTTAATGCAGTGCTAGTCCCAAATCCAACTTCCCCCAGGCGGAGCTCCTGCTTGCCAGCAGCCCCGAGAGCATCCTGCTGCAGCCGGGCAGCCCGAAGCCTcacctgcctcctcccagctggGGAAATGTCGGAATCCTTCCaggtctgcagccagcagggctcgGAGAACCTGGTCCTGAGGGCAGAGaaactgcagctggggagcccGGAGCCGGCGGGTTCCCCTCTGCCGGGGGCTCGGAGCCCTCcgggcagcccagggcagcgTGTGCCTgcgcaggagctgcagcctttGCCCCTGCCCCACATCTCGCAGCTGGACTCGGATGCCGCAGCCTCCACCTCCGTGAGCTGAAGGTGCTACCAAGAGGTGGCCGCATCCTTGCTTTGCACGGGAGATGGGAGCAGTGGCCCTGCTGGCTGGTGCGACCCGAGGGCTCGCCCTGCTGTGGGGAAGGCTGAGCCCACCCgtgcagccccttcccctggcAGAGCGGAGCTGGCACGGTGccggccgggctggggctgcgcgTGGCCGCCTCGtacctgcaggctgcagaaggcCAGCGAGATGCCGTGCTTgcgcagctcctgcagcagctctgccagccccaccaccaCCGTGTAATCGATGCTGCTGATGTGCTGGCAGTCCAGGATGACGGAGCGCGGTGAGGGTGCTGCCGAAAGAAGAGCATGCGGTCGTTTCCCATTAGGAGTATGGAACTGACAAGCATGGGGGACACAGCTCTAAGAGCAGGACTCAGCCCTGTGGATCAGGCAGCCCGAAGCCGCATTTGAGCTCAGCCGGGCCACCACGCGTCCCATCCCTAGCGAGCCACGTGGCTGGAAGGGGCACGATGGTCTCAGGAGTCCCCCACACACACCGCAGGGAAGCCGGTCAGTGCCTGCTTAGAGCCGCAGCCGGCAGGGCTCAGCCCACGCTTGCCTCCCACAGAAGTGCTCTGGGTGGGCACCAGAGCCCAGCCCAGACCCAAGGCGGTGGCCGGTGGTGCGGTACCTGAGAGAGCGCGGCTGCAGATGACATCCCGGAGGTGCTCGATGGCTGGGAAGTGCAGGCTGCTCCCCGGCTGcaccagcagcgtgccctgccCCGACACCTGCACAAGACCCCCGGGGAGGATGAGCCACAGGGAGCTCAGGGCTGGGGTCTGCCCCGAGCTGGTCCTTGTGCTCCTGTCCTTGTGCTGCTTGAACACGTCCCTGCGCTGTGCCGGTGGCTGGCTGGGGATTCGGGATGAGGCAGCGGCAGGACAGGGGCTCGCCaccccctgctgctcctggggcaccctccctgctccccgctCCCTGCTGAGCCTGGCCGGCCCCAGCGCACCCACGCGAGGTGAGCAGCCCACCTTCAGCGGGGGCCTGGCGATGGAGTAGAGCAGCAGGATCCCTGAGACCAGCACCCCGGCCACAATGCCGTACTGCACCTCCCAGAAGCAGA
This window harbors:
- the SLC26A11 gene encoding sodium-independent sulfate anion transporter isoform X6, with the protein product MKSRLPPAARTEPLATRASYLIVWTCATARNALVVLFAGLVAYCFQLRGSQPLTLTGSIPRGLPPCRLPPFSKAVPNGTVPFGTMVEDMGVGLAVVPLMGLLETVAIGKAFASQNDYRIDPNQELLAMGFANVLGSFFSSYPVTGSFGRTAVNAQTGVCTPAGGLVTGALVLLSLAYLTSLFYYIPKAALAAVIISAVVPMFDAGIFRRLWRVKRLDLVPLCATFLFCFWEVQYGIVAGVLVSGILLLYSIARPPLKVGCSPRVGALGPARLSRERGAPCGSSSPGVLCRCRGRARCWCSRGAACTSQPSSTSGMSSAAALSQQHPHRAPSSWTASTSAASITRWWWGWQSCCRSCASTASRWPSAACRTRFSEPCWLQTWKDSDISPAGRRQSGAAERSRGAAGQPPSTAPAPARARCCPRGSSSEAEELPGAFSGPRLPAVPDGPGGCTPCAGRAVPGSAGESRQGRGSDLEGPYRCHRESPSSIPGWPHPGSSCLFKIGCFIFGKCSYSDPF